AATGCAGGAGTCCCAGTAAGTTCTAAACTTTCTTTAATTGTATTCTTTCTTGTTCCAAGCATACTTTTAATTGGATTTCCTAAAATAATCTCAAAATTTAAAATATTTAAAATGTCGTCATCAAGTTCTCTTAGTAATTTTCTAAATGAGTTTAATAGATTGTATTTTTTTTCAAAATATTGTGTGAATGCGTTATACACTTCTCTTGGATTTGAAGATTTTAGTATTTGTTTTTCCTTATTTCTCCTTAGAGCAAATTCTATCGGTTTTATTTCATATTCAATGTCATAATCAAGTAAGCTTGTTTCTTTTTTTGGCGTTTCAAGTTCAACGATTTGGTATTTTCTTTGCGCTAATTCATCTTGTTCTTTTAAGTCTAGTTTAGTTTTACATTTTAAACAATTTGATAAATTTAAATTCACATATAGGCATTTAGGACATATCAAATGAATCCCAAGAATATTTGGAAAATATGCATTAACTGCAGCTTCTCTTAGAACTCCTTCTGATACCCCAATCCTTAAATCATCAATTAATAGTCTTGAAAGATATTTGTATTCAACATCAGAATTAGCGTATAAGTATAAATTACTCAAAATCTCTTTTTTCTTTTTATTGCTGTTTGTTCCACTAATTGATGCTATTTCATCTAAAGATTTGTTAATGAATTCAATTGTTAATTTTTTACTTAGTAAACTTTGTTGATATTTTTCTTTTAAAACTTCTACACTAACTGAACCTAAATCTCCAAGTTTGTTGAACTTTTTTTCAACGCCTCTCTCACTAGTTTTGGAAATAGAACTAATAACTGAAAATATTGTCTTTAATGAAATTCCTAGATTTTTCTTATTAATTTCTCTTTGATAATTTTTTGCTAAGATGTCAAATACGATTTTTGCATCTTTTTTATTTTCAAGCAAAAAATCTCTTAGAATTAAGACTTTCTCTAATCTTTTAGATCTTTTATCTAAATTTTCAAAAAGCTTTGCAATCTCTAAAAACTCCATACTTAATATATTTGAAAGATTATAACTTTATAAATATATAGCCAGTAATTTAATTAAAAATTACTTTGATACAATTTCAAATTAAAAATATTTGAAATAATTTTAGTTAATGTCTTTTGTTATCCTTTTTATTCTAAAAGAAACATTTATAAAACTTAAAATTAAATATTTTCTTATGGTATTTGACAAGATCAGAGAAGCGTTCTCTAAAACAGATGAAAAGTATGAAATATTATATTACAAATACTCTCAAATCAAGATGGAGAACATCAAATTAAAGGAGAAGCATACAAAGGAGATGCAACATCATAAAGAAAAAGTACATGAGATTATGGCAAAACATTTAATTAATCTTTATGAAGATGTTGAGACTGCAAAATCAGATAGTTTCAAAGTAAAGGCATCAGATAAAGAGACTCAAAGACTTTTAATTAGTTTAAATAAAGTAGAAAAAGATATGAAATCTGTAATGACTAATTTTTCAATTGAAACTTATGATGCTGAAGATAGGATGTTTGATCCAGAATTGCACGAAATAGCTTCTTATCAAGATGCTAAAGGAATGAAGAAAGGAATAATTATTAATACAGTAAAAAAAGGTTTCAAATATAGAAATAATATTATTAAAAAACCGAAAGTTCTTGTTACAAAATAAAAATCTTGAAAAAGATTTTTAGTTATTTTCTTGGAAAATAAAATAAAAATTTAATATTGCTTTTATCCTAAAGTATTTAAAGTTTTGAATTCTGAAATTTCTATGAAGCAAGTTATTTTAATAGGCCCTAGAGGAGTTGGTAAAACATCAATAGGTATTGAACTTGCAAAATTACTAGAAATTGAATTTATTAATATTGATACTTATATTCACCAAAATTTGATATTTCCTGCAAAGGATATCTATACAAAAGAAGAATTTGAGAAAAAACAAGAAATTGAATTTAATGTTTTAAAAGATTTTATATACTCCAAAAAAGAAGTAGTTATTTCTAATGGAGCAGGACTTCTTCAAAATCAAACTTCAAAAAGACTCATTGAAATTAAAGAAGTTTTAAAAGAGAAAAATGTTATACTATTGTTTCCTTATACTAATTTTATGTTGTCTAAAATAATCTTAGAGAAGAGAACAAAACAAAAACTAAAGATTATTGATATTGAAACTTCATTTCTACTTCATAAAAAATTTACAAAAAAAATATTCTTTACTAAAAATTTAAATATTAAAGAGATTGCTAAAGAACTATTAAAAATTATTTGAAGAAATTTAAAGATAATCTAAACTCTCAACAATATTTTGAATTTCTACTGTTGAACTCATCGTACCAATAATTAAACCAAAACTATTCCCTACTACTCCTGATGCAATGTAATAACTTCCTTGATTTATTGTTCCAACTCCACCAATTTCTTTTAGAATAGGTTTAACTTGATCTTCTTCATATTCTTGAGAGAAGAAGTATTTATTATTCATAAATCTACATGTAGCTCCAATTGATTTGAATATAGGATTTTCAATTCGAATGATTTTGTATTTAGTTTGTTTCTTGATTTCAGATTCAAACTCTTCTGAGTATTCAAAATTAATTAAAATTTTTCCATTACCTACACA
This window of the Candidatus Woesearchaeota archaeon genome carries:
- the grpE gene encoding nucleotide exchange factor GrpE; this translates as MVFDKIREAFSKTDEKYEILYYKYSQIKMENIKLKEKHTKEMQHHKEKVHEIMAKHLINLYEDVETAKSDSFKVKASDKETQRLLISLNKVEKDMKSVMTNFSIETYDAEDRMFDPELHEIASYQDAKGMKKGIIINTVKKGFKYRNNIIKKPKVLVTK